The following are encoded together in the Primulina tabacum isolate GXHZ01 chromosome 18, ASM2559414v2, whole genome shotgun sequence genome:
- the LOC142532180 gene encoding OVARIAN TUMOR DOMAIN-containing deubiquitinating enzyme 4-like isoform X1 — translation MLKSNLPLGNCFKTFRVPGDGRCLFRSVVHGACLRAGKPSPTENRERELADELRATVADEFIKRREDSEWFVEGDFDTYVTQMRQPHVWGGEPELLMSSHVLQVPITVHMLDKRTNSVKIIAEYGQEYGKENPIRVLYHGYGHYDALRSSLDGSQLKLNKSR, via the exons GTGTACCTGGCGATGGGAGGTGTTTGTTCCGGTCAGTGGTTCATGGTGCTTGTCTACGTGCAGGAAAGCCATCTCCAACAGAAAACCGTGAAAGGGAACTTGCAGATGAGCTTAGAGCAACA GTCGCAGATGAATTTATCAAGAGGCGTGAAGATTCTGAATG GTTTGTAGAAGGTGATTTTGATACTTATGTTACACAAATGCGACAGCCCCATGTATGGGGTGGGGAACCTGAGCTGCTCATGTCATCACATGTGTTACA GGTTCCGATAACTGTTCACATGTTGGATAAGAGGACTAATTCTGTCAAGATTATTGCTGAATATGGCCAAGAATATGGGAAGGAGAATCCAATTCGCGTATTGTATCAtggttatgggcactatgatgCGTTAAGGAGCTCTTTAGATGGTTCACAATTGAAGCT GAATAAAAGTAGATGA
- the LOC142532180 gene encoding OVARIAN TUMOR DOMAIN-containing deubiquitinating enzyme 4-like isoform X2: MLKSNLPLGVPGDGRCLFRSVVHGACLRAGKPSPTENRERELADELRATVADEFIKRREDSEWFVEGDFDTYVTQMRQPHVWGGEPELLMSSHVLQVPITVHMLDKRTNSVKIIAEYGQEYGKENPIRVLYHGYGHYDALRSSLDGSQLKLNKSR; the protein is encoded by the exons GTGTACCTGGCGATGGGAGGTGTTTGTTCCGGTCAGTGGTTCATGGTGCTTGTCTACGTGCAGGAAAGCCATCTCCAACAGAAAACCGTGAAAGGGAACTTGCAGATGAGCTTAGAGCAACA GTCGCAGATGAATTTATCAAGAGGCGTGAAGATTCTGAATG GTTTGTAGAAGGTGATTTTGATACTTATGTTACACAAATGCGACAGCCCCATGTATGGGGTGGGGAACCTGAGCTGCTCATGTCATCACATGTGTTACA GGTTCCGATAACTGTTCACATGTTGGATAAGAGGACTAATTCTGTCAAGATTATTGCTGAATATGGCCAAGAATATGGGAAGGAGAATCCAATTCGCGTATTGTATCAtggttatgggcactatgatgCGTTAAGGAGCTCTTTAGATGGTTCACAATTGAAGCT GAATAAAAGTAGATGA
- the LOC142532180 gene encoding OVARIAN TUMOR DOMAIN-containing deubiquitinating enzyme 4-like isoform X3: MDLGSGVPGDGRCLFRSVVHGACLRAGKPSPTENRERELADELRATVADEFIKRREDSEWFVEGDFDTYVTQMRQPHVWGGEPELLMSSHVLQVPITVHMLDKRTNSVKIIAEYGQEYGKENPIRVLYHGYGHYDALRSSLDGSQLKLNKSR; the protein is encoded by the exons GTGTACCTGGCGATGGGAGGTGTTTGTTCCGGTCAGTGGTTCATGGTGCTTGTCTACGTGCAGGAAAGCCATCTCCAACAGAAAACCGTGAAAGGGAACTTGCAGATGAGCTTAGAGCAACA GTCGCAGATGAATTTATCAAGAGGCGTGAAGATTCTGAATG GTTTGTAGAAGGTGATTTTGATACTTATGTTACACAAATGCGACAGCCCCATGTATGGGGTGGGGAACCTGAGCTGCTCATGTCATCACATGTGTTACA GGTTCCGATAACTGTTCACATGTTGGATAAGAGGACTAATTCTGTCAAGATTATTGCTGAATATGGCCAAGAATATGGGAAGGAGAATCCAATTCGCGTATTGTATCAtggttatgggcactatgatgCGTTAAGGAGCTCTTTAGATGGTTCACAATTGAAGCT GAATAAAAGTAGATGA